Below is a window of Streptomyces spongiicola DNA.
GCCGGGCTGGGCGTCACGGCACTGCCCGGCCTGGCGCTGGCGGCCCAGCTCAACCCCGCTGTCAGGCCGGTACGCCTGCCGGGGCACGAGAGGGTGGTCAGCGCCGCCGTCCACGGGGAGCCACCGGACCCGCCGGGCGTCGCGGCCCTGCTCGGGCACCTCGCGAGGGCGACGGCCACGGCACTGACTCCGCTCTGAGGGACCGCCCGTCTGCCCCTCTGCCCGCCCGGCCGCCTGCCCGCCCGGCCTGACCCGGCCCCGGCACCAGGCGCGGCGCGCGTGCACCGGTATGCCGCCGCGCGGGCACGCGGGCACGCGCACCAGAAGCCCCCCGGAGTCGACTCCGGGGGGATGCCACCGCGCGGGCACGCGGGCAGACCGGCACGTGGGCAGACCGGCACGCCGGCACGTGGGCACGCTCGCACCGGTCGGTGGTGAGCGGGCGGGAACCCCGCCCCCGGTTCGGGCCCCGCTCCGGGACCAGCCCGGGAACCCGCTCCGGGACCAGCCCGGGAACCCGCCCCGGGACCAGCCCGGGACCCGCCCCGGGAACCCCTGGTGCGGAACCCGCCCGCCCCGGCCGTCGTCATCGCGCCGACGCGGCGGCCAGCGCGCGCAGCGCCTTCTTGTCGACCTTGCCCATCGGTGTGCGCGGCAGCCGCGGCACCGGGACCAGGCGGTCGGGGATCTTGTAGGTGGCTATGCCGCGTCCCCGGAGGTACTCCTTCACGGCGGCCGGACGGATGCCCGCCTCGGTGAGGACGACGAAGGCGTACGTCCGCTCGCCGAGCACGGTGTCCGCCACGCCTATCACGGCCGCGTCCTGTACGGCGGGGTGGGTGCGCAGCTGCCGCTCCACCTCCTCCGCCGAGACCTTCTCGCCGGCCCGGTTGATGACGTCCTTGATCCTTCCGACGATCGTGATGTTGCCGTCCGGTCTGCGCCGGACCAGGTCGCCGGTGCGGAAGAAGCCGTCCCGGGTGAAGGAGCGGGCGTTCTCCTCGGGGGCCCGGTAGTACCCGCGGATCGTGTACGGGCCCCGGACCTGCATCTCGCCCGCCTCCCCGTCGGGCACCGGGTTCCCGGACCCGTCGACGATCCGGATCTCGTCCTCCTTCGACATGGGGCGGCCGTCCGTGTTCACGGCTACCTCTTCCGGGTCGTCGAGCCTGGTGTGGGTCAGCAGCCCCTCGCTGATGCCGTACCACCGCTGGATCCGGCAGCCCAGGACCCGGCCCGCGCGGCCGGCCAGGTCCGGGTCGAGCGGGGCGCTGCCCACCTGGATCAGCAGGCGGGAGAGATCTCCGGGCGGTCGTCCGGAGTCGGCCCACAGTCGCAGCACCGAGGGCACGACCGTGGTCACCGTGACTTCCTCGCGGTGCATCAGCGGGAACACCTCGTCGGGCCGCACGCTGGAGGTGAGGACGGCCCTGCCGCCGAGCAGGAGACTGCCGAGCACCCCCGGGCAGGCCAGGGCGGCCTGGTGCGCGACGGGGTTGACGGCGAGATAGACCACGTCCCGGCCGACCCGCATCGCCTCCGCGGTGGCCCGCATGACGTACCCGTAGTCGTCGTGGGTCCGCGGGATCAGCTTCGGCAGCCCGGTGGTGCCCCCGGAGAGCAGGAACAGCGCGGGGCCGGACGGGTCCACCGGGGGCAGGGGGACGCCGTCGGCGCCCAGCGACTCCAGTGCGGTGAACTCCTGGGCGTCACCGCTGACGAGGACCCGAGGGCCCGGTGTGATCTCCCGGGCGACAGTGCGGAAGTCGAACCCGCCGAACTCGTCCTTCACCACGTAGGCCACCGCACCCGAGTGCGCGCACAGATGCTCGATCTCGGCCTTGCGGTGTCCGGGCAGCGCCAGCACCGGGACGGCTCCGGCCCGCAGCAGCGCGAAGACCAGGACGACGAACTCCGGGATGTTGGGCAGGTGCACGACCACCCGGTCCAGGGGCCTGACACCCAGCCCGATCAGCCCGCCGGCCAGCCGGTCCGCCCGCCGGGACAGCTCCGCGTAGGTCGTCCTGTGCCCGCCGCAGACCACGGCCACCCGATCGGCGTTGCGGGCGCACGACTCGTGCAGCAGGTCGCCGATCGGCCGGCCGAGCCAGATCCCCGTTCGCCGCAGGTCGGCCGCGAGGTGTTCGGGCCAGGGCACAAATCCGTCGAGCATGGTCGTGTTCCCTTTCGGCAGGAGCCGGGCGCGGACCGCCGGGCGCGGCGGCGGGCCGGTGTCCGGCTGCGGCGGTGGGCGCCGGCGTCCGCGTACGGCGGTGAGCCGGTGCCGGTGTACGGCGGTGGGCCGCCATCGGCTGCGGTGCGCCCGCCGGGTCCCTTCCTCCCGTGTGGTCGTCCCTCCCGCATCGTCTTCGCCGCGGCACTTCGCCCCGCGATCTCTTGCCGACATCTGTCGTGCGCCCGGCGAATCCGCGGCGAGCGGAAAGCAGCTGCGGCGGTGGGCGCCGGCGTCCGCGTACGGCGGTGAGCCGGTGCCGGTGTACGGCGGTGGGCCGCCATCGGCTGCGGCGCGTCCGCCGGGTCCCTTCCTCCCGTGTGGTCGTCCCTCCCGCATCGTCTTCGCCGCGGCACTTCGCCCCGCGATCTCTTGCCGACATCTGTCGTGCGCCCGGCGAATCCGCGGCGAGCGGAAAGCATGGGACGGGCGCGACGACGGACGGCCGACGAGAAGGGCGGAGACGATGAGCCGGATACGGGAACGCAGCTGGGTGCGGTCGCTGAACGCCGTCGACCGCCCCGACGCGCTTGCGGTGTGCTGCTTCCCCCACTCCGGGGGCTCCGCGACCACCTTCGGCGGGTGGTCCGCCGCGGTGCCCTCCGACGTGTCGCTCACGGCCGTGCAGTACCCGGGCCGCGGCGACCGCTTCGCGGAACCGCCGGTGGACGACGTGGCCGCGATGGCCGGCTGCGCCGCGGCGGAGCTGCTGCGGCTCCCGCCGGCCCGCCGGGTGCTGTTCGGGCACAGCCTCGGCGCGCTGGTCGCCTACGAGACCGCCCTGCTGCTGCGGGACGCCGGTGAGGAGCCCCTGGCGCTGTGCGTGTCCGCCGCGCTGCCGCCCGGGGAGATGAGCGACAGCGGTGTCCACCTGGCGCCCGACGACGAGTTCTGGGCGACGCTGTGCGCGCTGGGCGGCATCGAGCCCGCCGTCGCCGACAACGCCGAGCTGCGCGAACTCCTCCTGCCCACGCTCCGCTCGGACCTGCGGACCCACGCGGAGTACCGGCCCCGCCCCGGCACCCGTCCGCTGTCCTGCCCGGTGCGCTGCTACCACGGCGTGGGCGACCCGCTGGTGGACGTGGAGCGGCTGGCCGGCTGGGCGCGCGTCACCTCCGGCGGGTTCACCCGGACCGTGCGGCCGGGCGGGCACTTCCATCTGACCCGTGACGTCGGGGGACTGGTCGCGGACGTGCTCGGCCAGGGCCGGGCGTGAGGCGGCCGTGACCACCGTCGCCGTGATTCCCGGGGACGGCATCGGCCCGGAGGTGGTCGGGCCGGCGCTGGACGTCCTGGACGCCCTCGGCCTGGGTGTGCGGACCGACGTCCTGGACCACGTCAACGCGCGGACGTATCTGCGCACCGGGGCGGCCATGACCGGGGACGACCTCGACCGGGTCCGGCGCAGCGGGGCGACGCTCCTCGGCGCGGTCGGGGATCCCCGGCTCAGCGGCACCGGGTATGTGCGCGGCGTGCTGACCACCCTGCGCGCCGAACTCGACGTCTATGTCAACTACCGGCCCGCCAGGCTCTGGCACGACAGGCTCAGCCCGCTGCGCGACCCGGCGCGTCGGGCGGTCGACTGCGTGATCGTCAGGGAGAACACGGAGGGGCTCTACAGCGGCATCGGCGGCGGCTCGCGCGCCGGGACCCCCCACGAGATCGCCATCGACGTGGACCTGAACACCCGTCGGGGCGTTTCACGCGTGCTGGAGTTCGCCTTCTCCGTGGCGCGCAGGTCGGTGTGCCTGGTGGACAAGGCGAACGCGGTGCGCAACGGCGGACGGCTGTGGCAGCGCTGCTGGAGCGAGGCGGTCGCGCGGTATCCGCACGTCGAGGCGTCCCACCTCTACGTGGACACTGCCGCGATGCGGCTGGCCACCGATCCGGCCGCCTTCGACGTCATCGTCACCAGCAACTCGTACGGCGACATCCTGAGCGACCTCGCCGCCGCGCTCGCCGGGGGCATCGGCATGGCCGCGTCGGCGAACCTCAACCCCGCGACCGGGCAGGGGCT
It encodes the following:
- a CDS encoding (2,3-dihydroxybenzoyl)adenylate synthase; this encodes MLDGFVPWPEHLAADLRRTGIWLGRPIGDLLHESCARNADRVAVVCGGHRTTYAELSRRADRLAGGLIGLGVRPLDRVVVHLPNIPEFVVLVFALLRAGAVPVLALPGHRKAEIEHLCAHSGAVAYVVKDEFGGFDFRTVAREITPGPRVLVSGDAQEFTALESLGADGVPLPPVDPSGPALFLLSGGTTGLPKLIPRTHDDYGYVMRATAEAMRVGRDVVYLAVNPVAHQAALACPGVLGSLLLGGRAVLTSSVRPDEVFPLMHREEVTVTTVVPSVLRLWADSGRPPGDLSRLLIQVGSAPLDPDLAGRAGRVLGCRIQRWYGISEGLLTHTRLDDPEEVAVNTDGRPMSKEDEIRIVDGSGNPVPDGEAGEMQVRGPYTIRGYYRAPEENARSFTRDGFFRTGDLVRRRPDGNITIVGRIKDVINRAGEKVSAEEVERQLRTHPAVQDAAVIGVADTVLGERTYAFVVLTEAGIRPAAVKEYLRGRGIATYKIPDRLVPVPRLPRTPMGKVDKKALRALAAASAR
- a CDS encoding isocitrate/isopropylmalate dehydrogenase family protein → MTTVAVIPGDGIGPEVVGPALDVLDALGLGVRTDVLDHVNARTYLRTGAAMTGDDLDRVRRSGATLLGAVGDPRLSGTGYVRGVLTTLRAELDVYVNYRPARLWHDRLSPLRDPARRAVDCVIVRENTEGLYSGIGGGSRAGTPHEIAIDVDLNTRRGVSRVLEFAFSVARRSVCLVDKANAVRNGGRLWQRCWSEAVARYPHVEASHLYVDTAAMRLATDPAAFDVIVTSNSYGDILSDLAAALAGGIGMAASANLNPATGQGLFEPVHGSAPDIAGTGTANPLGAILSVALLAEHLGRAEEADAVRRAVAAAVAAGRVTADLGGSLSTGEAGGAVLAELGQPAGRARTRRRNHRLGEDG
- a CDS encoding thioesterase II family protein — protein: MSRIRERSWVRSLNAVDRPDALAVCCFPHSGGSATTFGGWSAAVPSDVSLTAVQYPGRGDRFAEPPVDDVAAMAGCAAAELLRLPPARRVLFGHSLGALVAYETALLLRDAGEEPLALCVSAALPPGEMSDSGVHLAPDDEFWATLCALGGIEPAVADNAELRELLLPTLRSDLRTHAEYRPRPGTRPLSCPVRCYHGVGDPLVDVERLAGWARVTSGGFTRTVRPGGHFHLTRDVGGLVADVLGQGRA